TTTCTCGCCGTTATCGGGGCGGCAATGATCATAGCTGGTTTGTTCCTGCCGATAGTCCGTTTCCCAGGAGGAAGCGAAGCGACCTTTTTCAACGTTGGAGATCTCTATGGAGCACTAACACTAGCAATTGCTATCTTTGCATGTATCATGGGAATCGTGAAAGTGAGATCGATGGTCTTTCTTTCCGGGCTTGCTTCGATTGGGGTTGTAGTAGCGAGGTTGATTACCGTGATTAAGGACCTGCCCGACGAGAACTCCTTGAGAACTCAGTTTAAAGAGCTTATCCAGAGCAATGTTCCAGGTAGTTCTGGAGAGGAAATAGCGAATATGATCGGCGGACCGCAAGTTCACTGGCTTGGGTGGACAATCCTGCTTGCAGGAGGAGTTGTGATTCTTTTCGCAGCCTTCGTTTCTTCAAAAAGATGAAGGGCTTATCTCCAACTTTGGTCATGATTTTAGAGCGCTAACAATGCGACGCTCATGACATAATCGAAATGCTTATGTGAACTGAGTACCAACATGGCTCTAGAGTCGAGTGGCGATTCACAGCAAAGCAAGATTGCCTATTCGTTCTAGATTTGCTCTAATGGAATCCTGAACCATTTCAATTTTGAAATGACGACTGGAGGTATTCAATGATTCGAACAGACAAGTGCCCAAACTGTGGTTCGCTGGACATAGGGAAGGGTTACTGGTCAGGTTATGCAGCGCTAATGCCTTTGGGAAAGCCTCTTTCGATGGGCTCTAAGGTGATAGTGCGCGTCTGCAGAGAATGTGGACATATCTTCGATCTCCATGCAGAAAAACCCGAGAAGTTCTGATTTTTCCTTTGGGAACTCCATATAAGCTTCAGATCAAATACCTATTCACAATCCTTAATAAGCTTCCCGAAGATAACCAGATATCTTTGACCAAATCCCTTTTACTCTTTCAAATTGCTCGTAGTGCTTCAAGACCGACTTATGATACTTATTAAGCTCTCTGGAAATGTTGTAGAATGAATCGGTACCAAAGTACGATGAAA
This genomic window from Mesotoga infera contains:
- a CDS encoding transcription initiation factor TFIIIB, with amino-acid sequence MIRTDKCPNCGSLDIGKGYWSGYAALMPLGKPLSMGSKVIVRVCRECGHIFDLHAEKPEKF